A genomic segment from Acidobacteriota bacterium encodes:
- a CDS encoding fumarate hydratase, which translates to MLQDAFLELLRRAACDLPPDVEAALRQAYEREEAGQPAKSVFGTILENVAMAREASTPICQDTGSINFYIDFPVGQREQDYRVAAEAAAVEGTKRTYLRPN; encoded by the coding sequence ATGCTGCAGGACGCCTTTTTGGAGCTCTTGCGCCGCGCCGCCTGCGACCTCCCCCCCGACGTGGAGGCGGCGTTGCGCCAGGCCTACGAGCGGGAGGAAGCGGGCCAGCCCGCCAAGAGCGTGTTCGGGACCATCCTGGAGAACGTGGCCATGGCCCGCGAGGCCTCTACGCCCATCTGCCAGGACACCGGGTCCATCAACTTCTACATCGACTTTCCGGTGGGCCAGCGGGAACAGGACTACCGCGTCGCGGCGGAAGCCGCCGCTGTCGAAGGGACGAAGCGGACCTACCTGCGCCCCAACG